The region gaaattgttaatattaatgtccttaaattgcgactttattttttccaagcaaggtagtcacgggccttcctactggtttagcagtatgtctcagtgcttctcttaaagcaacctttgctggagcgtcctcctggagtcttgctacatgatcgaaaaatctcaatcttctatgtgcgactatgcgGTGTACATGACGTATTAGAGGGCCTGATACATACACGCATTATCTGCGCATTCCTTTTAGGTACATTGGTTCCATGGGAACCACATAGTACACGCGCGCAGCGCTCATCTTACCACCACCCCGTCAGAAACGTACACATAGTTTAGCTTAATACGATTGCTATAACGATAAATACGCATCGTGCTAAATTGCCTTGCACGCACTTCAAAACGGTGCATTGCGCACTTTGGAGATCAGTTCTGTTACGTCACAAATAGATGACGACAAAACATTAAAACGAATACCCCATAGCATTGTGCTATAGTAGTGTAAACACGTTTATCATATGATAATCTGCTTGACGTGGAAAAGTGCTGCGAATATAAACTCATCATCTCAAGTAAGTTAtcaagtttatatatatttgaattaatattaGGTATTACTGTCAAATGGAAACTCTGTGTTTCGTAACACTGTGGGGGAAGAGAAACACACAAAAACTACACAGAAAACAGTGTCAATGGGTGCTTAATAAATGTCACGAGCCACCAAAACGTATCAAAGGGAATAATCCTACGTTAAGAGTGATCGGGGCGTTTACCTCCTATAGAAGTATAAACATTAATACAACACTGCAGGTCCATAATTATGTAACGATTATACTATGACTTATGAATATAAGCTTGGGATAGTTCTACTTAGGAATGTTGTGCTGttagtatatataggcctatactgctGAGTCAACATCATATGTTGGCGAGCCTGTTGAACAGTATCACATATACTTGCAATGTACTATTTttgatatacttttttttaccccccccctcctcccacagTATGCCTACCAATCGCCTTACCGCTCTCCCTGGTGATGAATTGGTGTCAGTCAGTCCCATCTACTCGCCGGTCCTTACAGGCACGCCGGACTCTTTGGCTGCCGAATCACCAATGCCCATAGGCAACCAGAGCACCAGCCCTGCGACGCCTTTTCTTCCCACGCCTCCTTGCTCTCCTACAAGTGACCAATATGGTAAATTATTCTGTCGTTAACATATTCGACATCACTAAAACCATGCATGTTACCTGAATCGAAGCAAACGATACCATATTTATTTGTCAACATGAGATGAAATGAACGTTATATTACGAATGAATAGTAAAAAATTCTGATTTATATCCACTACTAAGGTTACTAAACcatattaatttttatattttttctttctcttctatATTTACGAAGTGTTTCTTTTTAATTACTAATTATAAGTCATTTTTCTTGCCCTTTAGCATCTAGCAAAAGCCCGAATGCGGCAGTAGAGGGTCTTGGAATCGCTGATTTCGAAGATACCGATGACGTCACCGTCTCTTCTTCACTGACCCAGAGGGAGGAGGACCATACACCAGAAGACCTCTATACACCCATCTCTACTCCATTTGCTAGCAGTGCATCCAGCAGCTGCCTCTCGGATGCCACCGAACAAAATTCTTTTACGCCATCGTACCCGCCATCAGAAACACAGGATGGTGATATGGAGTTACGTCATCGCCAGGTGACCAATAGAAAGAGCGAACGAAACATCTTCATCGCCAAGAGGGAGACTGATGAGTCACTGGAAGCTCTTGAGGTCTCTGATGAAGGTATCGTCGCTACACCGATTAATTTGGTTGATACCCTCAGCTCCGAGGAAGAATTTCATCTTCATTACGAGGATGTGACGTTATCAAACGTGACAAAACTCCTACAAGATAGCAAACGATATCGCAAGGGAGATGTTCTCTGTGGTAAACATGCCAAGGTTGGTGACACCAAATATTTTACGGGGTCTAATTTTAGTCTTGGCGTCAATATAGACTTCGGTAAATGGTTACCTGATCACTATAGTATAATATTTATTCCCACGACTATACAAGGGACTCGTGGTACTCACTAAACATCGTCATAATcactatataatatattcaaGTTATAATTGAGGTCATTGTAAGCTTCCAAGGCAGTGCTGCTAGAGAAgaggtatgaatattcatttttaacaCTATAGTAATCATTGAACAACCTTTCTTTTTTGAATAAACCTTTGTacatattattgtaatattatttggTATGCCTAAATTTTGTCTTATAATAAATGTGAATTTTACAGTATAACATGTAATGTAACTGTGGTTGCCTATGTAGGATGATATCTCATGTTTTGCTTTGTAGTCTGTTCAGTATCGaagtaaggggactggggttgagagtggatcaattTGTTTGGTTTATGTGCCCAGGTTCTATCTTGGGTGGCCTTCTGAAAAAAAAGTGCTATAAAAGGTTAAGTTTCCTATTACACGTTTGAAACCTCACTAAACGAAGAACTAACTTGAGTAGGACATAAGACTTTCCATATGACATAATACTAATGTTTGCGCGGTCATCCCTTCTCAATAGATTAAGGACACTAGAATAGAAAAGACAACATCATGATGAGGTGACCACAGTGCATGATGGGCTCAGAATGGGGTCAATTTGGGCAATGATGCtatgtttaaaaacaaatcataGCCCGCAGTTACTATTAGAGCATCACGGGTATCCTGTTGTTTTACTCTACAGGTAAATGCTACTacctctacaatgaaaccacaTCTAATAAACTTGGATTTCGTACCAAAGCCGCCAACTCAACCTCCATCTGGACCTGTCTCTCGAAGACATCACAGCAGAGCCTCTCGTCACGATACAGAAGCTCCTAGAAGGCCATTCTTACCTAAAATTAAGCGTCAGCTTGGAGTTAACAGGATCGATGCGAACCTATCAAACTGGTTGGAGACCTTACCGCCCTCACCAGAATCACCACAGTTCACCCTTCCTCCAATTTCAGGAGTTAATATGCCACGCCCACCAACACAGCCACGCCCTTCAAACTCCAACAGCCAAAGCCGCAGAGACTCGACCAGGAGAAAATTTGGTCGAAAGATCGGTCCCGGTAAAAATATTTGGACCGGTGACAGGCATGACATTTAGCCATGCCGtgctagggggggggggggcagcggAGGAGCCGAggtggaagggaggggaggcTTTGAGAGGGGGTTGTAATGCCCAATTAATCCAATCCAAACAGAGGGAGACCAAAAGAGGGACTGGCATGAGGGGGAGGAAGAGCCCGCTTGAAAATAACCACAGAGAATACTCATTACTATGTCCTTAGAGCGGTCACCTAGTTGATCTATTTAGActttatgcatattcatcacaTTAACGATGATTAATTCATCATCACCGTAGTTTTCGACCAATCACCAGCCTATTATCTATACAGTCAGTTTTCCCTTTCAGATTCGTTATGACCATTCGcataagaaatgaatgttttCAATATCACCGAGAGTAACACTTGTACATTAAACAACTGTGTATTGCATCACTTGAGAATAGTTCTACTTATAAGACGCAGAATAAAGAGAGATCAAGTGTTCAAACGTGATTAAAGGAAATCAGTGTATAGATAGACGAAAATAACTCATTCCAGAGGATTGTCTGTAAAGGGTAAAAATACTCTTGTCCTTGTGATACCTaattctctctccacctctctctctctctctctctctcgcatctagagaaatattataataatcataatttgtATAATCTAGTTTAACCGTCCACAACGATTACGTTTGAGTCACGTGACTGGTGAATTGATAGGTAATTTCAATCCAAATTTTAGTAACTGACAACTGTGAAGGTGTACATCACTTTACGGAAAATATTGTCGAATGCGATAACTGCTTTTTTTTTCCCGCTAGCGTAAGGTCAGATATTTTAACTGTTTCTAATATGTCGCTAAACTACTACCTTTAGGTCTATATTGTTATACAACACGCGTAGGTTTTTTCTGTGAAAGTTCCTTGGCAATAactgtttgtgtttgtgttcgTCTTatgcttgtttttctttttaatcgTTTCTGTCCATCACTCAGCTCTCCATTTGTCTATCTGTCCTTCCTCTatttctgtctttctgtctgtttGACTATTCACCAGTATCTCATCTATAAGTTGTTCATCGAAAAAATCCATTCCCAAACAAATGTTCGTCTGTCTGACCCTCTGTCTTTCCtgctgtctgtctgtctgtctgtctgaaaTTTCATCAGTTTTACATATTGTCCATCGATCCCATCATGCCAAAATCTAAGTGCCAATTTGTCTGTACGTCTGTCTACCTGTCCCGTACTATAAGTATTGTCCGTTAGCTTGTCttttgtctgtctgtatgtcctTACTCACTCAACTCACATCGTGGTTTCCTGTCCCTTTGCTGGTATGTTGTTCTGTCGGTTCGTGATAACTTTCTGAAATAGGTAATTTGTCTGACCTCATCGTCGTTAGTTTGGTCATCATGTGATATTTGTATAGCCATCTATTTCATCAGGGCATCGATCCAGCTGTTCCTTTGTAGATTTGTCGTTCTGTCGGTCCGTGTTCCTATTTGTCTGACGTCATTGCGGTTAGTCTGGTCATGTGACATTTGTACAGTAATTTATTTCGTCCCGTCTGTTCACTGACGTCAcataaaaaaatgattaaacaTTAAATAGTTCATAGGAAGTTATTGACTAAAATGTGCTGCTGTTGTAAATACTTGCTTGAAATATGAacctagtttttttttctagagagagagagagaggtatcCTTTCTATGTTGTAGATATTAAGTTATCTCGACTTGTAAATTAATTGTCTAGACTAGAGCCTGTCGTACTCGTTATTAAGACTAATTTTTTAGTAATCTTTCTATTATTTTCGGTAAAATGTATAGCAAGTATATATAAACGAGAAAAAAATATCTATCACTTGAAACTAAACTGCCAACCATCGCTAGATTCCTCCATTGAACAACACGTAGTTATCTCTCTATTTCATTCAAGCACTGGTTTCTCTCTTAAATTCACCCTTCGATTCAATTTCACCAACTGCGCCTGACCTATATGACGTCACATTAGTATATGGTTCTTGGTGAGTTTGAACTTGCTCTGAAATAGTGTTGCTCTCACCCGAACATCCGGGTTTCAAGCTGAGTAATATTTGAAGCATCGTTTTAAGCGATCGTTAGAACGGTTCTGATTGGTTTACTTATAGCAAGAATCAATCTCACTTGCTTTGGTCACGTGACACATGGGTTAATGTAAGCTACATTTAGTACTCACACCAGTACACGATGCATTGATTGGTCGAATAATATCATACCGTGATATCTATAAAGTCTgctctctcctcctcctcctcctcctcctcctcctcctcctcctcctcctcctttctTCCTCCAAAAACTCCTCTCTAAATAACATTCCATCCTCCCATGGGCTACGTTACATCTCTCCCCCAACCTCTCCTTCCTCGTCCTCTTTACACCTCACTTCCTCTCCTCTTGTTTTGCAATTCCATCTATGCACTTCTCTACAATGGCTATCGGTTGGTGGAGTGACGAAGGCGAAGCACTGATGTTGGCGGGAAAACTGAGTGgcataaaaaatatacaaacagaCGTTATGGCAGGCATTGAAGACagcaatatatacatatgatacaaatattacataaatttaaattttctcaaataactttttttttatacttacaTAAACATTACATACATGTGaat is a window of Apostichopus japonicus isolate 1M-3 chromosome 21, ASM3797524v1, whole genome shotgun sequence DNA encoding:
- the LOC139962475 gene encoding uncharacterized protein encodes the protein MPTNRLTALPGDELVSVSPIYSPVLTGTPDSLAAESPMPIGNQSTSPATPFLPTPPCSPTSDQYASSKSPNAAVEGLGIADFEDTDDVTVSSSLTQREEDHTPEDLYTPISTPFASSASSSCLSDATEQNSFTPSYPPSETQDGDMELRHRQVTNRKSERNIFIAKRETDESLEALEVSDEGIVATPINLVDTLSSEEEFHLHYEDVTLSNVTKLLQDSKRYRKGDVLCGKHAKVNATTSTMKPHLINLDFVPKPPTQPPSGPVSRRHHSRASRHDTEAPRRPFLPKIKRQLGVNRIDANLSNWLETLPPSPESPQFTLPPISGVNMPRPPTQPRPSNSNSQSRRDSTRRKFGRKIGPGKNIWTGDRHDI